One window from the genome of Salvia miltiorrhiza cultivar Shanhuang (shh) chromosome 7, IMPLAD_Smil_shh, whole genome shotgun sequence encodes:
- the LOC130993963 gene encoding uncharacterized protein LOC130993963 encodes MNSLSWNCRGLGHPLAIPTLSELVRAHRPNFLFLCETLAKRNRVETIRSRLNFEGCFVVDCVSRSGGLCMFWKLSSSCKLLSYSSNHIDIHVFDPNGDWRLTAFYGYPDRGRRCESWSLLRCLAAANSLPWVVMGDFNDLLDPGDKRGNVSHPTWLFNGFRAATLDSGLSDVALVGYPFTWSRGLGTSHFVEERLDRAMASDSWKTRFPGALLCPVTATISDHVPILLKCIASEPSSHKHRFRFENKWCMDSDLPNVIRDCWTNLSGINIIDRLSAVSESLSIWAAGRNSHERRLKRQLEERIKRLQGRNDLLAIDSMREAKKVLADILAREEMH; translated from the coding sequence ATGAATTCCTTGAGCTGGAATTGTAGGGGGTTGGGCCATCCTCTTGCAATTCCTACGTTAAGTGAGCTTGTTCGTGCTCACAGGCCTAACTTTTTGTTCTTGTGTGAAACTTTGGCGAAACGGAATCGTGTTGAGACGATTCGTTCTCGCCTCAATTTTGAGGGTTGCTTTGTTGTCGATTGTGTGAGCCGGAGTGGTGGTCTTTGTATGTTTTGGAAGCTGTCGTCTTCTTGCAAGCTTCTTAGTTATTCTTCTAATCATATTGATATTCATGTTTTTGATCCTAATGGAGATTGGAGATTGACTGCCTTTTATGGCTATCCCGATCGTGGAAGACGATGTGAGTCTTGGAGTTTGCTCCGTTGTCTTGCTGCTGCCAATAGTCTTCCGTGGGTTGTTATGGGGGACTTCAATGACTTGTTGGATCCTGGTGACAAACGTGGTAATGTTTCTCATCCCACGTGGTTGTTCAATGGCTTTCGAGCGGCGACTTTGGATAGTGGTCTCTCAGATGTTGCGTTGGTTGGCTATCCCTTTACTTGGTCGCGTGGGCTTGGTACTTCGCATTTTGTTGAAGAGCGTCTTGATCGTGCTATGGCGTCCGACAGTTGGAAAACTCGTTTTCCGGGTGCGTTACTTTGTCCAGTTACTGCCACTATCTCAGATCATGTTCCTATACTCCTCAAGTGCATTGCCTCTGAACCTTCTTCTCATAAGCACCGTTTTCGCTTTGAAAATAAATGGTGCATGGATTCTGATTTGCCTAATGTTATTCGTGATTGTTGGACTAATCTCAGTGGCATTAATATCATTGACCGCTTGTCAGCAGTTTCTGAGTCTCTCTCCATTTGGGCCGCCGGCAGAAACAGTCATGAAAGGCGCCTTAAGCGCCAACTAGAAGAGCGGATAAAAAGACTTCAAGGAAGGAATGATCTGTTGGCTATTGATTCTATGAGGGAAGCGAAGAAGGTTTTGGCCGATATTCTTGCTAGAGAGGAAATGCATTAG